Within Nitrospirota bacterium, the genomic segment CCCTGAATATGCCGGATGATGATCCCCTCCTTCAGCATCCACTGAAAGAGTTCCTTTCCCCGATCGATTTCAAAGAAAATAAAATTCGCCTCCGTTGGAATGTAATGAATGTTCAATTCCTTGAAACACTGGTAAAGATATTTTTTTCCCTCCTGATTGGTCTGGCGGCTCGCCTTCAAGTGGGCAACGTCCCCCATGGCTGCGAGCGCCCCTTTTTGACCCAGAATATTCGTATTAAAGGGCTGTCTGACCTTGTTCAGGATTTCGATCATCGCTTCGGAGGCAACACCATAACCGATTCTCAAACCGGCCAGGCCGTACAATTTTGAAAATGTCCTCAGGATGATCAGATTTTCATAATGCCTGATCTCTTCGATCATATTGGAATAGGTCGGATCGCTGACATACTCTTCATAGGCATGATCCAGTACGACTACCGTGTCAGACGGCACTTTTTGAATAAATTCCTTGATCTCATGAGGGTGGAGAAGCGTTCCTGTCGGATTGTTGGGATTACAAATAAAGATCATCCTCGTCCGGTCGTTGATCTTTGCCGCCATGCCGTTCAAATCATGCCTGTACCGGATGAGCGGAACGGTGACCACTTCCGCACGCGCCGCTTCACTCATGATCCGATAGAGGGAAAAGGTCAAATCAGCCATGATGACCTCGTCGTCCGGAAGAAGAAATGCGCGGGTCAAAAGTTCAATGATTTCGTTGGAACCATTTGCCAGGGCGATCTGGTCCGGCGACACTTTCAACTGTTCCGCAAGCTTTTGAGTCAGATCATAGCCATTGCCATCGGGATAGCGAAAAATCGTTTTTTTAAAACGATCGATGGCTTTCAGAGCCAGGGGAGAGGGTCCCAAAGGATTTTCATTGGAAGCCAGTTTGACGATTCCGCTGATTCCCATTTCCCGTTCCAGCTCTTCAATCGGCTTACCCGCTTTATAAGGGGCGATTTTTCGAATTTTTTCTGAAATTCTCATCGTTAATTTCCCACCGGATAGGACCCCAACACTTTAAAAAAGAGACATTGGTCCTGCAGCCCCAAGAGGGCTTTCTTGACCTTTGGATCTTCCTCATGTCCTTCGAGATCGACGTAGAAGAAATATTCCCACGGTTTCTTTTTTGAAGGCCGGGACTCTATTTTGGTCAGGTTTATTTTCGACGCGGCAAAGGGCTGTAAAATCTGGTAAAGCGCGCCGGTCTTGTCCTTGATTGAAAAGAGGATGGACGTCTTATCCCGGCCGGTCCGATGGATCGGTTTTCGGGAGACGATTAAAAATCGCGTGGTATTTTGCACCTGGTCCTCGATACGCCTGGCGAGGATATGGAGTCCATAAAGTTTTGCCGCTAACTCGCTGGTAATCGCACCGGCATTCGGATCCGTAAGACAAATTTCAGCCGCCCTGGCGGTACTTTCGACCTCGATAATCTGAACATGCGGAAGGTTCTTCTCAATCCACCTCTGGCACTGCATGATCGGCTGGGGATGGGAATAGATTTTCTTCAGATGTTCAATGTGGGTCGATTCCGAAACCAGGAAATTATGAACATCCAGATAGAGTTCACCGGTAATTCTCAAGGTCGTATCGACAAAATTGTCGAGTGTCCGGGTCACGGTCCCGTCGGTCGAATTTTCAATCGGAACAACCCCATAATCGACCCGCCCCTGTTCGACCTCCTGAAAGACCTCTTTAATTTGTCCGACCGGAATAAGCTGGGCCGAGGTACCATATTTTTGAAGTGAAGCGAGATGGGAAAAGGTCGCCTTCGGACCAAGGTAGGCAACTTTCAACTCCCCTTCGAGCGACAGGGAGGCTGACATAATTTCACGGAAAATGGTTCGAATCGATTCGGCGGAAAAAGGGCCTTGATTGTTCCGCTCGACTCTCAGAAGGATATCACGTTCCCGGATGGGAGAATGAAGTTCGAGATTCTCTTTTTGTTTTATTTTTCCGATTTCAAGGACAATTTTTGCCCTTTTGTTGAGAAGGGCGAGAA encodes:
- a CDS encoding histidinol-phosphate transaminase produces the protein MRISEKIRKIAPYKAGKPIEELEREMGISGIVKLASNENPLGPSPLALKAIDRFKKTIFRYPDGNGYDLTQKLAEQLKVSPDQIALANGSNEIIELLTRAFLLPDDEVIMADLTFSLYRIMSEAARAEVVTVPLIRYRHDLNGMAAKINDRTRMIFICNPNNPTGTLLHPHEIKEFIQKVPSDTVVVLDHAYEEYVSDPTYSNMIEEIRHYENLIILRTFSKLYGLAGLRIGYGVASEAMIEILNKVRQPFNTNILGQKGALAAMGDVAHLKASRQTNQEGKKYLYQCFKELNIHYIPTEANFIFFEIDRGKELFQWMLKEGIIIRHIQGDLMRVTIGKPRENQLFKKKLKQYLKLK
- the pheA gene encoding prephenate dehydratase, whose product is MGNLPEFRKKIDEIDDKILALLNKRAKIVLEIGKIKQKENLELHSPIRERDILLRVERNNQGPFSAESIRTIFREIMSASLSLEGELKVAYLGPKATFSHLASLQKYGTSAQLIPVGQIKEVFQEVEQGRVDYGVVPIENSTDGTVTRTLDNFVDTTLRITGELYLDVHNFLVSESTHIEHLKKIYSHPQPIMQCQRWIEKNLPHVQIIEVESTARAAEICLTDPNAGAITSELAAKLYGLHILARRIEDQVQNTTRFLIVSRKPIHRTGRDKTSILFSIKDKTGALYQILQPFAASKINLTKIESRPSKKKPWEYFFYVDLEGHEEDPKVKKALLGLQDQCLFFKVLGSYPVGN